ACGATGGAAGTTATCCGGAAGGATTTCTTCCCGGAACAGCTGGAGCCTGTGTTTAAAGCACATGGCATCCACGGATGCGTTGCTGTTCAGGCAGACCAGTCAGAAAACGAAACCGCTTTTCTCCTCGACCTGGCTGCCAGACACGACTTTATCAAAGGGGTAGTAGGATGGACGGACCTCCGTGCCGAAGGTATCAGTGAACAATTACACTACTATTCCCAATTTCCAAAACTCAAAGGTTTTCGTCATATTGTTCAGGGGGAACCAGATCCCATGTTCCTGCTGAGGGAAGATTTTTGCCGTGGGATTCTGGCCCTTGCACAATATGACTTTTCCTATGATATCCTCGTATACCCACACCAGTTGCCAGCTGTTGAAAAGTTTACAGCACAGTTTCCGGACCAGCGAATGATTATCGATCATCTCGCCAAACCTGATTTCAAAAAAGGTGAACTGGATACCTGGGCTGCTCATATACGTAATATCGCCGCTGCTCCCAATGTTTACTGTAAGGTGAGCGGACTCGTTACCGAGGCCGACTGGAAAAACTGGAAAGCGCATCAGTTCGAACCATTCCTGGATACCGTCCTGGAAGCCTTCGGGTGCGACAGGCTCCTCTTTGGCTCCGACTGGCCGGTATGCCTCCTGGCAGCTGAATACGGCGAAGTAAAGGATATCATAACAGACTATATCAGCAGGTTATCATCTGCAGAACAACAAAAAATAATGGGTGGCAATGCCATCGCATTTTATCATTTATAATATTTCGATCATGGATTTAGGATTACAGGATAAAGTGATTATCGTTACTGGTGGCGCCAAAGGCATTGGCGAAGCTATTGCTAAACTGGTGGCCGCAGAAGGGGCTGTCGCTGTTATCGCCGGCCGTAAAGCCGCTGATAACGAAAAAACAGTAGCAGATATCGTTGCCGCCGGCGGAAAAGCCTTCGCAGTAACAGCAGAACTGGGAAAAGTGGAAGACTGTAAAAAAGTAATCGATGCTACCGTTGAAAAATATGGTAAAATCGACGGACTGGTTAACAATGCAGGTGCCAACGACGGTGTAGGCCTCGAAAGCGGCTCCCCTGAAAGATTTATGCAATCCCTGCAAAACAATCTTTCCCACTACTATAACCTGGCGCATTACGCACTGCCTTACCTGAAAGCCACTAAAGGAAATATTGTAAATATCGGCTCTAAAGTAGCTACCACCGGACAGGGAAATACTTCCGGATACGCTGCTTCCAAAGGAGCTATCAACGCACTCACCCGCGAATGGGCCGTAGAAATGCTGCCTTACAGCGTGCGCGTAAACACGGTCATCCCTGCTGAAGTATGGACGCCACTCTACGAAACATGGATCAATTCCCTGCCTAATCCTACAGAGAAACTGGCTGCCATCACTTCTAAAATTCCTTTCGAAACAAGAATGACCACTTCTGAAGAAATCGCCAACACCACCGTATTCGTTCTCTCAGACAGATCTTCTCATACAACCGGACAAATTCTATACGTAGACGGAGGTTATACACACCTCGACAGATCCATCAGCTAGGATCAGCCAACAGCACTGATACAAAATTAATTTTCACACCTGAACTCAACATCTCGTTATGGCCGGAGGCGCAGTAAGTAATTCCACCTATACCAGCACCGCTCCAGTTGGAGGGAAACAACCCAGCTACCTGTTTCCATTTATTCTGGTTACAAGTCTTTTCTTTTTATGGGGCCTTGCATATGGCCTGCTGGACGTGTTAAACAAACACTTCCAGGAAGTATTGAATATCACGCCACGCAGATCGACCCTGTTACAGGGAGCCTATTTTGGCGCCTATTTCCTGATGGCACTGCCTGCCGGTGCTTTCATGAATAAATTCGGATACAAGAAAGGAATTATCATGGGACTCCTGCTGTACGCTGCAGGTGCCTTCCTGTTTTTCCCGGCTGCCAATGCGCTGAGTTTCGACTTCTTCCTGCTGGCACTGTTTATCCTGGCCTGCGGACTTGCTTGTCTGGAAACTGCCGCCAATCCTTATGTAACGGTATTGGGTTCGCCTGCAACTTCAGAACAGCGTCTCAACCTTTCTCAATGCTTTAACGGTTTAGGTTCATTCCTTGGCCCTGTCATTGGCGGCGCGCTGTTCTTCGGTGGTGGTAAAGATGACCTGTCTACCGTAAAACTAACCTACATCGTCATTGGCGTGGTGGTACTGTTAATTGCTGGCTTCTTCTATAAAACTGAACTTCCTGAAATTAAGGAAGATGTAGCAGAAGGTCCTAAAGTTGTGGCAGACGAACGATCGCTGTTTTCCCACAGACATTTCGTTCTGGGTGTGGTAGCACAGTTCTTCTATGTAGCAGCTCAGGTAGGTGTAGGTGCTCTGTTCATTAACTATGTAACTACTTACTGGCATGGTACTTCCAATGAAAAAGCAGCGTACCTGTTATCTGCCGGCATGGTGCTGTTTCTGGTAGGCCGCTTTGTTGGTACTGCTATCATGCGTAAAGTAGCGCCCAATAAATTACTGGCGCTTTTCGCCATCATCAACGTGGCATTATGTGCGGTGGTAATGAGTGGTAGCGGTGCAATCTCCGTATATGCGCTGATTGCCGTATTTTTCTTTATGTCTATTATGTTCCCCACCATCTTTGCACTGGGTGTAAAAGATCTGGGTAGAAATACTAAAAAAGGTGCGTCCTTTATTGTAATGTCCATCGTAGGTGGCGCCGCTGTGCCTTACCTCATGGGAGTTGTTACAGAAGCGCAGTCACTGGCATTCTCCTATGGTATTCCTTTAGTGTGCTTTATTGTAGTTTTTTACTACGGTGCATTGGGATATCGCAGAAAATAATTAAGTTAGCAACCAGTTAGCAGTTATATCCGCAAAATCATTGTATCTTCCTTACATAAAAGGAATACCATGATTTTGCGGATTTTCTTTTTTCCCCTTATTACTATCCTGTTGATTTGTTACCAGCCATTTGTTATGTCTGGTTTAGGGAGAGATATCCCCGCCCGCATTCCCCCCGCAGATACTTCCCTTATCATATCTTTTTTTAATTATGTAGATGATCAACCACTGCACTATAACGAAACTGCCTATACGAACACAGCAGGAGAGACGCTGACCATCTCAAAATTCATGTACTATATCAGCAACATCGAATTGCAGCAAGACAATGGCAAAGTGGTGCGTGTGCCTGACCAATACTTTCTGATAAACGATGCCGATCCGGCTGGTCGCGCCATATATCTGCCTGAAATCCCTGCCGCTGCCTATACCGCCATTTCCTGGACAATCGGGGTCGACAGTATCAAAAATGTTAGCGGCGCACAGGCCGGCGCACTGGCGCCTGAAAATGGTATGTTCTGGACATGGAATAGTGGTTATATCATGGCTAAAATGGAAGGCCATTCGAAATCAGCTCCAACTGCCCTGCATGAATTTCAACTGCACGTAGGGGGCTTTAAATCGCCTTATAACAGCCTTCGTAAGGTAACTATCAACCTTACCACGCCTTTAGTAATAACAAAATCGCATACTGCCGCGTTGAATATTAAAGCAAACGCAGCATCCTGGTTCCATGGCGAAAATGTAATCAGTCTGGCTCAAGGCCCGATAGTAATGGCTCCCGGAGCCGCGGCCATCAGGGTCGCCAACAACTACCAGCATATGTTTTCACTGCTGCCACCGGAAAAATAACCTTACGTGGATGAATAAACGAATATCATATATCACTGCTACTATTCTCGTAATAGTATTGCTGGCCCACACCTGGAAAATGGATGGCGCCAGGGGTAGTGAATTGTTTTATTCTCCCAAACCGGTTAAGCTCGAACTTCCCAAAGGCTTTCCCGCTCCTGTATACGATTTCTCACAGAATCCCCTTACCCGCGAGGGTATTGCTTTGGGCAGATACCTGTTTTATGACTACCGCCTGTCGAAAGACAGCACGATATCCTGCGGCTTCTGCCATCAGCAATTTGCCGCCTTCGGGCACTTCGATCATGCACTGGCGCATGGGGTGCTGGGCCGGCAGGGTAATCGCTCCGTTCCGGTTATCTTCAACATGATATTTGAAAAGGATTTTATGTGGGATGGAGGGGTGA
This window of the Chitinophaga sp. Cy-1792 genome carries:
- a CDS encoding SDR family oxidoreductase is translated as MDLGLQDKVIIVTGGAKGIGEAIAKLVAAEGAVAVIAGRKAADNEKTVADIVAAGGKAFAVTAELGKVEDCKKVIDATVEKYGKIDGLVNNAGANDGVGLESGSPERFMQSLQNNLSHYYNLAHYALPYLKATKGNIVNIGSKVATTGQGNTSGYAASKGAINALTREWAVEMLPYSVRVNTVIPAEVWTPLYETWINSLPNPTEKLAAITSKIPFETRMTTSEEIANTTVFVLSDRSSHTTGQILYVDGGYTHLDRSIS
- a CDS encoding MbnP family protein, encoding MSGLGRDIPARIPPADTSLIISFFNYVDDQPLHYNETAYTNTAGETLTISKFMYYISNIELQQDNGKVVRVPDQYFLINDADPAGRAIYLPEIPAAAYTAISWTIGVDSIKNVSGAQAGALAPENGMFWTWNSGYIMAKMEGHSKSAPTALHEFQLHVGGFKSPYNSLRKVTINLTTPLVITKSHTAALNIKANAASWFHGENVISLAQGPIVMAPGAAAIRVANNYQHMFSLLPPEK
- a CDS encoding amidohydrolase, with amino-acid sequence MIIDAHQHFWKYDPIRDAWIDDTMEVIRKDFFPEQLEPVFKAHGIHGCVAVQADQSENETAFLLDLAARHDFIKGVVGWTDLRAEGISEQLHYYSQFPKLKGFRHIVQGEPDPMFLLREDFCRGILALAQYDFSYDILVYPHQLPAVEKFTAQFPDQRMIIDHLAKPDFKKGELDTWAAHIRNIAAAPNVYCKVSGLVTEADWKNWKAHQFEPFLDTVLEAFGCDRLLFGSDWPVCLLAAEYGEVKDIITDYISRLSSAEQQKIMGGNAIAFYHL
- a CDS encoding sugar MFS transporter; the encoded protein is MAGGAVSNSTYTSTAPVGGKQPSYLFPFILVTSLFFLWGLAYGLLDVLNKHFQEVLNITPRRSTLLQGAYFGAYFLMALPAGAFMNKFGYKKGIIMGLLLYAAGAFLFFPAANALSFDFFLLALFILACGLACLETAANPYVTVLGSPATSEQRLNLSQCFNGLGSFLGPVIGGALFFGGGKDDLSTVKLTYIVIGVVVLLIAGFFYKTELPEIKEDVAEGPKVVADERSLFSHRHFVLGVVAQFFYVAAQVGVGALFINYVTTYWHGTSNEKAAYLLSAGMVLFLVGRFVGTAIMRKVAPNKLLALFAIINVALCAVVMSGSGAISVYALIAVFFFMSIMFPTIFALGVKDLGRNTKKGASFIVMSIVGGAAVPYLMGVVTEAQSLAFSYGIPLVCFIVVFYYGALGYRRK